In Athalia rosae chromosome 6, iyAthRosa1.1, whole genome shotgun sequence, one DNA window encodes the following:
- the LOC105688676 gene encoding transmembrane emp24 domain-containing protein 3-like: MDCWMTWFLLASLFGAVFHAGSVELTFELPDNAKECFYQEIEKNVSSTLEFQVVTGGQYDVDVTLEAPNKEIIYRQVKTQFDSHTFVPAMSGIYKACFSNEFSTFSHKLVYMDFQVGDELPLPGLGEHVTVMTQMESSAQEVHKNLNSILDYQTHHRLREAQGRKRAEDLNERVMWWSVMETIAVLVITVGQVFVLRNFFTERNPYQKL, translated from the exons ATGGACTGCTGGATGACGTGGTTTCTGCTTGCTTCACTTTTCGGTGCTGTATTTCACGCAGGTAGCGTTGAACTAACCTTCGAATTACCCGATAATGCCAAAGAGTGCTTCTAtcaagaaattgagaaaaatgtcTCGTCTACTCTTGAATTCCAG GTGGTAACTGGTGGCCAGTATGATGTGGATGTTACGCTAGAAGCACCAAACAAGGAGATAATCTATCGCCAAGTGAAAACACAGTTTGACTCGCACACATTTGTGCCAGCAATGTCTGGAATCTATAAGGCTTGCTTCAGTaacgaattttcaacattttcccaTAAGCTTGTATACATGGACTTCCAGGTTGGAGATGAACTTCCACTCCCTGGTTTAGGCGAGCATGTGACAGTTATGACTCAG ATGGAGTCTTCAGCACAAGAAGTCCACAAAAATCTGAACAGTATTCTGGACTACCAAACTCATCACCGGTTGCGAGAAGCACAAGGACGAAAGCGTGCTGAAGATTTGAACGAACGTGTTATGTGGTGGTCAGTTATGGAGACCATAGCAGTCCTGGTTATAACTGTGGGACAAGTATTTGTCCTGAGAAACTTTTTCACTGAACGAAACCCTTACCAAAAGTTATAG
- the LOC105688556 gene encoding uncharacterized protein LOC105688556, whose translation MCRSLREIITIRWFTSISKRIKKISFKAPDNGLRTLICVMTLLVIATSRNTQGTEVIPRVRSWRRRYNESPESLYLSYGGNPWGTSSPTIYENHHKHFLKKENINTRSNDSEEIEAAPFRGASNSSLRRSKRGVVHLYNMVVCATGCNPLAYKGYGCYCGFLGSGYTIDGIDRCCKMHDWCYEASDCPMFMEYFVPYYWKCYRGYKPICAVQHGDWGGSGSCAQRLCECDRALAECLRRYPCPTTKAVCTSSPWRLVQNLFMLL comes from the exons ATGTGCCGTTCGTTGCGTGAGATTATTACTATCCGATGGTTTACAAGCATAtcgaaaagaattaaaaaaataagtttcaaAGCTCCAGATAACGGATTACGAACGTTAATATGCGTTATGACGCTATTAGTGATCGCAACATCCCGTAACACCCaag GCACCGAGGTCATCCCACGGGTGCGTTCTTGGCGACGCAGATATAACGAGAGTCCAGAATCACTGTATCTTAGCTATGGCGGTAACCCATGGGGCACATCTTCGCCCACCATTTACGAAAACCACCacaaacattttttaaaaaaagaaaatatcaacaCACGGAGCAACGATTCCGAGGAGATAGAAGCAgc gCCGTTTCGAGGTGCGAGTAATTCGTCGTTAAGAAGATCAAAACGGGGAGTCGTACACCTTTATAATATGGTAGTGTGTGCTACCGGGTGCAATCCGCTTGCGTACAAAGGATACGGATGTTACTGCGGTTTTTTAGGATCGGGATACACGATAGACGGAATCGATAG ATGTTGTAAAATGCACGACTGGTGCTACGAAGCATCGGATTGCCCAATGTTCATGGAATATTTCGTTCCGTATTACTGGAAATGTTATCGTGGATACAAACCGATATGCG CCGTGCAACACGGAGATTGGGGAGGATCGGGATCGTGTGCGCAACGTTTGTGCGAATGCGATCGTGCATTGGCAGAATGCCTTCGTAGATATCCCTGTCCGACAACCAAAGCTGTGTGCACCTCTTCGCCGTGGAGATTGGTGCAAAACCTGTTTATGCTTTTGTGA
- the LOC105688675 gene encoding CDK5 regulatory subunit-associated protein 3, translating into MQEQDIPIDINAGKLLEWLINRRHCSRDWQPNVINIREKINNAIQDMPVHEGIAQLLSGTYINYFHCKKIIEILKETEVDSKNLFGRYGSQRMKDWQEIIRLYEKDNIYLAEAAQMLIRNINYEVPSFKKQIQKLEQMQNDLEKKEAEYKKSENIARTEFNTLCKQLGIPGTRIKRELMERVKELPEIYERLVKKTKAIDNVVEFYSLFVEFTLGRQHDGGCVPMIKYIIDKGNTTTYEWTYGEAPLSIDDTSMNLNFDDDEEETQKDNEIDFGDESRQEIDFGQLDDEAGINLGAEGDIDWGNIEVADGTAEEIDFNISLEESGIVVESAGVDGGVANGAEALTILDNPSTRNEFIDQLLELEAFLKLRLYEFQSVGKNNLLSMSQMQQAPPVLQLATVDSTRSMLDNVQILLTEILDSRVQHLHNMKHSPRYVDLLAANMKQKLKVTEKMVANQKLVNQRREEARNQALALQPTLKVIIQRTKELQAEIERDISKKYKNRIVHLTGGVNAL; encoded by the exons atgcaG gAGCAGGATATTCCGATTGACATTAATGCAGGAAAGTTATTGGAATGGTTAATAAACAGACGGCATTGCAGCAGGGACTGGCAgccgaatgttataaacatcagagaaaaaattaataacgctATCCAGGATATGCCTGTTCACGAAGGGATTGCTCAGCTGCTATCTGGCACct ACATCAATTACTttcattgtaaaaaaataatcgagattCTAAAAGAAACCGAAGTTGATTCCAAAAATTTGTTTGGACGCTATGGCTCTCAGAGAATGAAAGACTGGCAGGAAATTATCCGGCTTTATGAAAAGGACAACATCTATCTTGCTGAGGCTGCTCAGATGCTCATCAGAAATATTAACTATGAAGTACCCAGcttcaaaaaacaaatccaaAAGTTGGAACAGATGCAAAAT gacttggaaaaaaaggaagcagagtacaaaaaatcagaaaatataGCACGTACTGAGTTCAATACACTCTGTAAGCAGCTTGGAATTCCTGGGACAAGAATAAAGAGGGAATTAATGGAGAGAGTGAAAGAATTACCGGAAATCTATGAAAGACTGGTCAAGAAAACAAAGGCTATTGATAACGTTGTCGAATTTTATAGTTTGTTTGTTGAATTTACGTTGGGAAGGCAACATGATGGAGGCTGTGTTCCAATGATCAAATACATAATTG ATAAGGGAAACACAACTACTTATGAATGGACCTATGGAGAAGCGCCGTTGTCGATAGATGATACATctatgaatttgaattttgacgaCGATGAGGAAGAAACTCAAAAAGATAACGAG ATTGATTTTGGAGACGAATCCAGACAAGAAATAGATTTCGGTCAATTGGATGATGAGGCGGGAATAAATTTGGGTGCAGAAGGAGATATAGATTGGGGTAACATAGAAGTTGCTGATGGGACAGCTGAAGAAATCGACTTTAATATTTCACTCGAAGAATCTGGAATTGTTGTCGAATCTGCCGGTGTGGACGGAGGAGTTGCTAACGGCGCTGAAGCTTTAACAATCCTTGATAATCCTTCAACTAGAAATGAGTTCATCGATCAGCTACTTGAG CTCGAAGCTTTTCTAAAGCTCCGTTTATACGAATTTCAAAGTgtcggtaaaaataatttgttgaGCATGAGTCAAATGCAACAGGCTCCTCCCGTGCTACAACTAGCTACGGTAGATAGCACTCGGAGTATGTTGGACAATGTGCAGATTCTTCTTACGGAAATTTTAGATAGCAGAGTACAGCATTTACATAATATGAAGCATTCGCCAAG GTACGTGGATCTACTTGCCGCtaatatgaaacaaaaattaaaagtcaCTGAAAAAATGGTTGCTAATCAAAAATTGGTCAACCAAAGGCGAGAAGAAGCGAGAAATCAAGCCCTGGCTCTGCAACCAACGTTAAAAGTTATAATTCAACGTACCAAGGAACTGCAAGCTGAG attgAACGAGATatatcgaaaaagtataaaaataggATCGTACATTTGACCGGTGGTGTAAATGCTCTTTAG